From one Streptomyces sp. R41 genomic stretch:
- a CDS encoding lipid-transfer protein — MKTYVVGVGMTKFEKPETREWQYWDMAKEAGTNALADAGISYADVEQVPVGYCFQASTAGQRAAYELGLTGVPVYNVNNNCATGSSALMLARQFVEGGAADCVLALGFEKMKRGALGGGADGGDFKTSPVARHYGIMAARHGFEMSPPTAQIFGDAAREHMEKYGTTEAQLAAVGAKNHRHSAHNPYAQFQDVYSVDEILAARTVHRPLTKLQCSPTSDGAAAAVVVSERFVERHELADKAVEIVAQAMTTDTEESFASGSCIDVVGRPMSREAARQVYERSGLGIEDVHVVELHDCFSINELLTYEALGMCAEGESGKLVESGATTYGGRWVVNPSGGLISKGHPLGATGIAQVAELTWQLRGEAGARQVPGARVGLAHNIGLGGAAVVTLLRAGGL, encoded by the coding sequence ATGAAGACGTACGTCGTCGGGGTCGGTATGACGAAGTTCGAGAAGCCCGAGACCCGGGAGTGGCAGTACTGGGACATGGCCAAGGAGGCAGGCACCAACGCCCTTGCCGACGCCGGGATTTCGTACGCCGATGTGGAGCAGGTGCCCGTCGGCTACTGCTTCCAGGCCTCGACCGCCGGGCAGCGCGCCGCCTACGAACTGGGCCTGACCGGCGTGCCCGTCTACAACGTCAACAACAACTGCGCGACCGGATCGAGTGCGTTGATGCTGGCGCGGCAGTTCGTCGAGGGTGGCGCCGCCGACTGCGTACTGGCGCTGGGGTTCGAGAAGATGAAGCGGGGAGCGCTCGGGGGCGGGGCGGACGGCGGGGACTTCAAGACGTCCCCCGTGGCCAGGCACTACGGGATCATGGCGGCCCGGCACGGCTTCGAGATGTCCCCGCCCACCGCGCAGATCTTCGGCGACGCGGCGCGAGAGCACATGGAGAAGTACGGGACGACGGAGGCGCAGTTGGCCGCCGTCGGCGCCAAGAACCACCGGCACTCGGCGCACAACCCGTACGCCCAGTTCCAGGACGTCTACTCCGTCGACGAGATCCTCGCCGCCCGGACCGTGCACCGCCCGCTCACCAAGCTCCAGTGCTCGCCGACCTCGGACGGAGCGGCGGCGGCCGTCGTCGTCTCCGAACGGTTCGTCGAGCGGCACGAGTTGGCGGACAAGGCCGTCGAGATCGTCGCCCAGGCGATGACCACCGACACCGAGGAGTCCTTCGCCTCCGGCTCGTGCATCGACGTCGTCGGCCGGCCGATGTCGCGGGAGGCCGCCCGCCAGGTCTACGAGCGGTCCGGACTCGGCATCGAGGACGTGCACGTCGTAGAACTCCACGACTGCTTCTCGATCAACGAACTGCTGACCTACGAGGCGCTCGGCATGTGCGCGGAAGGCGAGTCCGGCAAGCTCGTCGAGTCCGGCGCCACCACGTACGGCGGACGCTGGGTCGTGAACCCGTCGGGCGGCCTGATCTCCAAGGGACATCCCCTGGGGGCGACGGGTATCGCGCAGGTGGCGGAGCTGACCTGGCAGCTCCGGGGCGAGGCGGGGGCCCGACAGGTCCCCGGCGCGCGCGTCGGGCTCGCCCACAACATCGGGCTGGGCGGGGCGGCGGTGGTGACGCTGCTGAGGGCGGGTGGCCTTTAG
- a CDS encoding acyl-CoA dehydrogenase, translating into MGIGTTPEQRELAEAVRGWIARAMPPEEVRKLLDAPGGGRPSYWDGLAAQGLLAVHLPEAHGGGGGDLVDLAVVVEEAARAALPGPYLASALASMVLEGAPGSAESDDLVRALECGERVGAVAFDAGTLTAVEAGGEYVLDGIAPPVLSGADADLLILAAGSAGGTMWLAVDAAELFVRPHESADPTRATAEIRAQGVRVPADRVLAIDSDLVRDLAAVLLAADACGTAAWAVETAAEYAKVREQFGRPIGRFQGVKHLCADMLVRLEQARALTWDAARAAQEPDEVREGAAQERDEVRERAAQGPDEVRERAAQAPDDVRGLVSALAAGAALDAAYSCAKDCIQILGGIGFTWEHDAHLYLRRALMARQLFGAGDVHLRRAARLARDGVRRELRLELPEEASAYRVKAREVIGGARGLDPAVVRRLLAPTGYAAPHLPPPYGLGAGPVQQLAIQQELAAADVRISDLGIATWVVPSLIAYGTDRQQERYLLPTLRGDLLWCQLFSEPGAGSDLASLRTRAERTADGRWRVNGQKVWTSAAQWADYGILLARTDPAAPKHKGLTYFVVDMKNTDGVDIRPLKEITGDSLFNEVYFDDVLLPADAVVGEVDDGWRVARNTLGNERVHMADQLTFDTGLEALIAQAAPADETRLGALLAEAHALACIGLRTTLRQVSGVDPGAGASVRKLVQTAHQQKVAELGLELLGPAGALREGVGERALHGFLLSRCLTIAGGTTQVQLNVVAERILGLPRD; encoded by the coding sequence ATGGGCATCGGGACCACACCGGAACAGCGGGAACTGGCCGAGGCTGTACGCGGCTGGATCGCGCGCGCCATGCCACCCGAGGAGGTCCGCAAACTGCTCGACGCGCCGGGCGGCGGCAGACCGTCGTACTGGGACGGACTCGCCGCACAGGGACTGCTCGCCGTTCACCTTCCGGAGGCGCACGGCGGTGGCGGCGGCGACCTCGTCGACCTCGCCGTCGTCGTGGAGGAGGCCGCGCGGGCCGCGTTACCGGGGCCGTACCTCGCGAGCGCGCTGGCATCGATGGTCCTGGAGGGAGCTCCGGGGTCGGCGGAGTCGGACGATCTCGTACGGGCGCTGGAGTGCGGGGAGCGCGTCGGGGCCGTGGCGTTCGACGCGGGGACCCTGACCGCTGTCGAGGCGGGCGGTGAATACGTGCTCGACGGGATCGCGCCGCCCGTACTGTCGGGCGCCGACGCGGACCTGCTGATCCTGGCCGCGGGCTCGGCCGGAGGCACCATGTGGCTGGCCGTGGACGCCGCCGAACTCTTCGTACGGCCCCACGAGAGCGCCGATCCGACCCGGGCGACCGCCGAGATCCGGGCGCAGGGGGTGCGGGTCCCCGCAGACCGCGTCCTCGCCATCGACTCGGACCTGGTCCGCGACCTCGCCGCCGTCCTCCTCGCCGCGGACGCCTGCGGCACCGCCGCGTGGGCAGTGGAGACCGCCGCCGAGTACGCCAAGGTCCGCGAACAGTTCGGCCGCCCCATCGGCCGCTTCCAGGGCGTGAAACACCTGTGCGCCGACATGCTCGTACGGCTCGAACAGGCGCGGGCGCTCACATGGGACGCGGCGCGGGCGGCTCAAGAGCCGGATGAGGTGCGGGAGGGGGCGGCTCAAGAGCGGGATGAGGTGCGGGAGCGGGCGGCTCAAGGGCCGGATGAGGTGCGGGAGCGGGCCGCCCAAGCGCCGGATGATGTACGTGGGTTGGTGTCCGCGCTCGCGGCCGGTGCCGCGCTCGACGCCGCGTACTCCTGCGCCAAGGACTGCATCCAGATCCTCGGCGGGATCGGTTTCACCTGGGAGCACGACGCCCATCTGTATCTGCGCCGGGCGCTGATGGCACGGCAGTTGTTCGGGGCCGGAGACGTACACCTGCGGCGGGCCGCCCGGCTCGCACGGGACGGCGTACGGCGGGAACTGCGTCTGGAGCTGCCGGAGGAGGCGTCCGCCTACCGGGTGAAGGCCCGCGAGGTGATCGGCGGCGCACGCGGGCTCGATCCCGCGGTCGTACGCCGGCTGCTGGCACCCACCGGGTACGCCGCCCCGCATCTGCCCCCGCCGTACGGACTCGGCGCCGGGCCCGTCCAACAGCTCGCCATACAGCAGGAGTTGGCGGCGGCGGACGTACGGATCAGTGATCTGGGGATCGCCACCTGGGTCGTACCGTCCCTCATCGCGTACGGCACCGACCGGCAGCAGGAGCGCTACCTGCTGCCCACCCTGCGCGGTGACTTGCTCTGGTGCCAGCTCTTCTCGGAGCCGGGCGCCGGGTCCGACCTCGCCTCGCTGCGCACCCGGGCCGAGCGGACCGCCGACGGGCGGTGGCGGGTCAACGGGCAGAAGGTGTGGACGAGCGCGGCACAGTGGGCCGACTACGGCATCCTCCTGGCGCGGACGGATCCGGCGGCGCCCAAGCACAAGGGGCTCACCTACTTCGTCGTCGACATGAAGAACACGGACGGCGTCGACATCCGCCCTCTGAAGGAGATCACCGGGGACTCCCTCTTCAACGAGGTCTACTTCGACGACGTGCTGCTGCCGGCGGACGCGGTCGTCGGCGAGGTCGACGACGGCTGGCGCGTCGCCCGCAACACGCTCGGCAACGAACGCGTCCACATGGCAGACCAGTTGACGTTCGACACGGGCCTCGAGGCCCTGATCGCGCAGGCGGCTCCTGCGGACGAGACGCGGTTGGGCGCCCTGCTCGCCGAGGCGCACGCGCTGGCCTGCATCGGGCTGCGGACGACCCTGCGGCAGGTGTCCGGAGTGGATCCGGGCGCGGGCGCCTCCGTACGGAAGCTGGTGCAGACCGCGCACCAGCAGAAGGTCGCCGAGCTGGGGCTCGAACTCCTCGGCCCCGCAGGCGCGTTGCGCGAGGGCGTCGGCGAGCGTGCGCTGCACGGCTTCCTGCTCTCCCGCTGCCTGACCATCGCGGGCGGCACCACCCAGGTCCAGCTCAATGTCGTCGCCGAGCGCATCCTCGGCCTGCCCAGGGACTGA
- a CDS encoding MFS transporter translates to MTHTTTDQPTRRPSGATVPVLAFAGIVVAVMQTLLVPVIKDLPTLLSTEPSNATWVLTSTLLSGAVATPIMGRLGDLFGKRRMLILSLAVMVVGALISAFTSTLMPMIAGRTLQGFAMGAIPLGIGLMRDMLPREKLGSAMALMSSSIGVGGGLALPAAALVAQHANWHALFYGAAGLGVLSIILTLLVVPESPMRAEGTFDVLGAIGLSVGLVLFLLPITKGSDWGWTSATTLGLFAASAVVLLLWGVMELRLKAPLVDLRTTARPAVLFTNLASIMVGVSFYVVSLVLPQLLQLPKATGYGLGQPMVTAGLLVAPLGLTMMVTAPVYARLSAKYGPKVTLILGMLIIAIGYGAGLGLMSAAWQSLVIAVVLGAGIGLAYSSLPALIVGAVPASETGAANGLNTLMRSIGTSVSSAVIGMVLANTANHVGGVAIPTMHGFRVSFLIATGAVAVGLLMALFLPGRRQATKPQLRASSEEDAALERANEVLRGFRGRVLNADGDPVARAKVTLIDRRGRQAGATLSGEDGSYALAVPAEGAYVLAAKATGHGPLASSATHAGDERPVEVDLALPGESVPA, encoded by the coding sequence ATGACGCACACGACGACCGACCAGCCCACGCGGAGGCCGAGCGGCGCGACCGTGCCGGTGCTCGCCTTCGCGGGCATCGTTGTCGCGGTGATGCAGACCCTGCTCGTCCCGGTCATCAAGGACCTGCCGACGCTGCTGAGCACCGAGCCCAGCAACGCCACCTGGGTCCTGACCTCGACTCTGCTCTCGGGCGCCGTGGCCACGCCGATCATGGGGCGCCTCGGCGACCTCTTCGGCAAGCGGCGCATGCTGATCCTCAGTCTCGCCGTGATGGTGGTCGGCGCGCTGATCAGCGCGTTCACCAGCACCCTGATGCCGATGATCGCGGGCCGTACGCTCCAGGGCTTCGCGATGGGCGCGATCCCGCTCGGCATCGGCCTGATGCGCGACATGCTGCCCCGCGAGAAGCTCGGCTCGGCGATGGCCCTGATGAGCTCCTCGATCGGCGTCGGCGGCGGACTCGCGCTGCCCGCCGCGGCCCTGGTCGCGCAGCACGCGAACTGGCACGCCCTCTTCTACGGCGCCGCCGGCCTCGGCGTCCTCTCGATCATCCTCACCCTCCTCGTCGTGCCGGAGTCCCCGATGCGCGCCGAGGGCACCTTCGACGTGCTGGGCGCGATAGGCCTCTCCGTGGGCCTCGTCCTCTTCCTGCTGCCGATCACCAAGGGCAGCGACTGGGGCTGGACCTCGGCCACCACGCTTGGCCTGTTCGCCGCGTCGGCCGTCGTGCTCCTCCTGTGGGGCGTGATGGAGCTGCGCCTGAAGGCTCCGCTGGTCGACCTGCGCACCACGGCCCGCCCCGCGGTGCTCTTCACCAACCTCGCCTCGATCATGGTCGGCGTCTCCTTCTACGTGGTCTCGCTGGTCCTGCCGCAGCTGCTCCAGCTGCCCAAGGCCACCGGCTACGGCCTCGGCCAGCCGATGGTCACCGCGGGTCTGCTCGTGGCGCCGCTCGGCCTGACGATGATGGTCACCGCGCCGGTCTACGCCCGGCTGTCGGCCAAGTACGGCCCCAAGGTCACGCTGATCCTCGGCATGCTGATCATCGCCATCGGCTACGGCGCGGGCCTCGGCCTGATGAGCGCCGCCTGGCAGAGCCTCGTCATCGCGGTGGTCCTGGGCGCGGGCATCGGCCTCGCGTACTCCTCGCTGCCCGCGCTGATCGTCGGCGCGGTCCCGGCCTCGGAGACGGGCGCGGCCAACGGCCTGAACACCCTGATGCGCTCCATCGGTACGTCGGTGTCGAGCGCCGTCATCGGCATGGTGCTCGCCAACACGGCGAACCACGTGGGCGGCGTCGCGATCCCCACCATGCACGGCTTCCGCGTCTCCTTCCTGATCGCGACGGGCGCGGTGGCGGTCGGCCTGCTGATGGCCCTCTTCCTGCCCGGCCGGCGCCAGGCGACCAAGCCCCAGCTGCGCGCCAGCAGCGAGGAGGACGCCGCCCTGGAGCGGGCGAACGAGGTGCTCCGCGGTTTCCGCGGCCGCGTCCTGAACGCCGACGGCGACCCGGTCGCCCGCGCCAAGGTCACCCTCATCGACCGGCGCGGCCGCCAGGCGGGCGCGACGCTCTCCGGCGAGGACGGCAGCTATGCGCTGGCCGTGCCCGCCGAGGGCGCGTACGTCCTGGCCGCCAAGGCCACGGGCCACGGCCCGCTCGCCTCCTCGGCGACGCACGCGGGCGACGAGCGTCCGGTCGAGGTGGACCTGGCGCTGCCCGGCGAGAGCGTTCCGGCGTAG
- a CDS encoding class I SAM-dependent methyltransferase yields MPAAPKPEILAAFEAAKGFMPLGEGLALYEAAVEAGRLGLPLLEVGTYCGRSTILLADAAREAGVTAITVDHHRGSEEQQPGWEYHDPSTVDPEVGRMDTLPTFRRTLHKAGLEDQVVAIVGRSPQIAAFWQTPLGLVFIDGGHTDEHAGGDYEGWAPHVAEGGLLVIHDVFPDPADEFTGQAPYRVYLRALESGAFTEVSVTDSLRVLRRTGAGI; encoded by the coding sequence ATGCCCGCGGCACCCAAGCCGGAGATCCTCGCCGCCTTCGAGGCCGCGAAGGGGTTCATGCCGCTCGGCGAGGGGCTCGCGCTGTACGAGGCCGCCGTCGAGGCCGGGCGGCTCGGGCTGCCGCTCCTCGAGGTCGGCACGTACTGCGGGCGCTCCACGATCCTGCTCGCCGACGCCGCGCGCGAGGCCGGGGTGACGGCGATCACGGTCGACCACCACCGGGGCAGCGAGGAGCAGCAGCCGGGGTGGGAGTACCACGACCCGTCCACGGTCGACCCCGAGGTCGGCCGGATGGACACGCTCCCCACCTTCCGCCGCACCCTGCACAAGGCGGGCCTCGAGGACCAGGTGGTCGCGATCGTCGGCCGCTCGCCGCAGATCGCCGCCTTCTGGCAGACGCCGCTCGGTCTCGTCTTCATCGACGGCGGCCACACCGACGAGCACGCGGGCGGCGACTACGAGGGCTGGGCACCGCACGTCGCCGAAGGCGGCCTCCTCGTGATCCACGACGTGTTCCCCGACCCGGCCGACGAGTTCACCGGCCAGGCCCCGTACCGCGTCTACCTCAGGGCCCTGGAGTCCGGCGCGTTCACCGAGGTCTCGGTGACCGACTCGCTGCGCGTCCTGCGGCGAACGGGAGCGGGGATCTGA
- a CDS encoding N-acetylmuramoyl-L-alanine amidase: MSYVGPDFDPPQPRRSRRGPLTVAVAALVPGALAGWLVWQAVGDDSGDGGGSDKAAPQSSSSAPASPTDDSKPSTSPSAPSPSPSTPTASQPAGSGPLKGKVVVIDPGHNPGNFQHAAEINRKVNIGTNWKECDTTGTSTNAGYTEAQFTLDVARRMRAILQQQGATVKFTQDGDRSWGPCVDERAEIGDKAHADAVVSIHADGSAAGNRGFHVILPASVHAGAADTRPIVAPSRDLGERIAGLFVRETGSAPSNYVGDGTGLVVRKDLGGLNLSTVPKVFIECGNMRDSKDAALLTSGAWRQKAARGISEGIVSFLRG; encoded by the coding sequence GTGTCGTACGTAGGCCCTGACTTCGATCCGCCCCAGCCGCGCCGCTCCCGGCGCGGTCCGCTCACCGTCGCCGTCGCCGCGCTCGTGCCGGGCGCACTGGCCGGGTGGCTGGTGTGGCAGGCGGTGGGCGACGACTCCGGTGACGGGGGTGGGTCCGACAAGGCGGCGCCCCAGTCGTCGTCCTCGGCGCCCGCCTCCCCCACGGACGACAGCAAGCCGAGTACGTCACCGTCGGCGCCCTCGCCCTCGCCCTCGACGCCCACCGCGTCCCAACCCGCCGGCTCCGGCCCCCTCAAGGGCAAGGTCGTCGTCATCGACCCGGGGCACAACCCGGGCAACTTCCAGCACGCCGCCGAGATCAACCGCAAGGTGAACATCGGCACGAACTGGAAGGAGTGCGACACCACGGGCACGTCGACCAACGCGGGTTACACGGAAGCCCAGTTCACGCTCGACGTCGCGCGCCGGATGCGGGCGATCCTGCAACAGCAGGGCGCCACGGTGAAGTTCACGCAGGACGGTGACCGCTCGTGGGGTCCGTGCGTGGACGAGCGGGCCGAGATCGGTGACAAGGCTCACGCCGACGCGGTCGTCTCGATCCACGCGGACGGCTCGGCGGCCGGCAACCGCGGCTTCCATGTGATCCTGCCCGCGTCCGTGCACGCGGGCGCCGCCGACACCCGCCCGATCGTCGCCCCGTCCCGCGATCTGGGCGAGCGCATCGCGGGCCTGTTCGTCCGCGAGACGGGCAGCGCACCCTCCAACTACGTAGGTGACGGCACCGGTCTCGTGGTCCGAAAGGATCTCGGCGGTCTCAATCTGTCAACGGTTCCGAAGGTGTTCATCGAGTGCGGCAACATGCGCGATAGCAAGGACGCGGCGTTGCTCACCAGCGGCGCGTGGCGGCAGAAGGCGGCGCGTGGGATCTCTGAGGGAATCGTGAGTTTCCTGCGCGGGTAG
- a CDS encoding LLM class F420-dependent oxidoreductase, whose amino-acid sequence MRLGLALGYWGRGPSADHVPLAQEAERLGYHSVWTAESWGSDAFTPLTWIAARTSRIQLGTAVAQMAARSPTTTAMHALTLDHLSGGRMMLGLGLSGPQVVEGWYGRPFPKSPLTATREYVDVVRQVLRREAPVELDGRFHSHPYRGADGTGLGKALKPITHPLRAELPVLLGAEGPKNIAQTTRIADGWLPLYWSPTRPQAYEASLTDLPEGFLVAPMARAHVCDDLAEGLLPVKAMLGFYIGGMGHAARNFHADLMARMGYEEEARTIQRLFLEGRREEAVLAVPDSFADEISLVGPRERIAERLELWRKGPVTDLLVLSPDPHTLRVLAELNA is encoded by the coding sequence ATGCGGCTCGGTCTCGCACTCGGCTACTGGGGTCGCGGACCCTCGGCGGACCATGTGCCGCTCGCCCAGGAGGCGGAACGGCTCGGATACCACTCCGTGTGGACCGCCGAATCCTGGGGCTCGGACGCCTTCACCCCGCTCACCTGGATCGCCGCGCGGACGTCCCGGATCCAACTCGGCACGGCCGTCGCGCAGATGGCCGCTCGCTCCCCCACCACCACCGCGATGCACGCGCTCACCCTCGACCACCTCTCGGGCGGGCGCATGATGCTCGGCCTCGGCCTTTCGGGTCCTCAGGTCGTCGAGGGCTGGTACGGGCGGCCGTTCCCGAAGTCGCCCCTGACGGCGACCAGGGAGTACGTGGATGTCGTACGCCAAGTCCTCAGGCGCGAGGCCCCCGTCGAGCTGGACGGGCGCTTCCACTCACACCCGTACCGGGGCGCCGACGGCACCGGCCTCGGCAAGGCGCTGAAGCCGATCACTCACCCCCTGCGCGCCGAACTGCCCGTCCTGCTGGGCGCCGAGGGCCCGAAGAACATCGCGCAGACGACCAGGATCGCGGACGGCTGGCTGCCGTTGTACTGGTCGCCGACGCGTCCCCAGGCGTACGAGGCGTCGCTCACCGACCTGCCCGAAGGCTTCCTCGTCGCGCCCATGGCCCGTGCCCACGTCTGCGACGACCTCGCCGAAGGGCTGCTGCCCGTGAAGGCGATGCTCGGCTTCTACATCGGCGGGATGGGGCACGCGGCGCGGAACTTCCACGCCGATCTGATGGCGCGCATGGGCTACGAGGAGGAGGCACGCACGATCCAGCGGCTGTTCCTGGAGGGGCGTCGCGAGGAAGCCGTCCTCGCCGTCCCGGACTCCTTCGCCGACGAGATCTCGCTCGTCGGACCGCGCGAACGCATCGCCGAGCGGCTGGAGTTGTGGCGCAAGGGCCCGGTGACCGATCTGCTGGTCCTGTCCCCGGACCCGCACACGCTACGGGTGCTCGCCGAGCTCAACGCCTAG
- a CDS encoding prenyltransferase/squalene oxidase repeat-containing protein → MTTPRTEHLVLPGVLTAEQAAATVRGLLGVQRPDGAIPWFRGHHLDPWDHTEAAMALDAAGEHEAAERAYEWLVRHQNTDGSWYAAYADGDFEEVTDRGRETNFCAYIAVGAWHHYLATGDDTFLDRMWPAVYAAVEFVLGLQQPGGQIGWKREDDGTAVNDALLTGSSSIHHALRCALAIAEQREEPQPDWELAVGALRHAIRLHPERFLDKDRYSMDWYYPVLGGALTGAEAKSRIEEGWDRFVVPRFGVRCVVPNPWVTGGESAELALALWAVGESDRALEILQSIQHLRDPKTGLYWTGYVFEDQAIWPEELTAWTAGSLLLAVAALGGDEPTCAVFGGERLPWGLDPDCCA, encoded by the coding sequence GTGACCACCCCCCGGACAGAACACCTCGTCCTGCCCGGGGTCCTCACCGCCGAGCAGGCTGCCGCCACGGTGCGCGGGCTCCTCGGGGTGCAGCGCCCGGACGGCGCCATACCGTGGTTCCGTGGGCACCACCTCGACCCGTGGGACCACACCGAGGCGGCCATGGCGCTCGACGCGGCGGGGGAGCACGAGGCGGCGGAGCGTGCGTACGAGTGGCTGGTCAGGCACCAGAACACGGACGGTTCCTGGTACGCGGCGTACGCCGACGGGGACTTCGAGGAGGTCACCGACCGCGGCCGCGAGACGAACTTCTGCGCGTACATCGCCGTCGGCGCCTGGCACCACTACCTGGCGACCGGTGACGACACGTTCCTGGACCGTATGTGGCCGGCCGTCTACGCGGCCGTGGAGTTCGTGCTCGGGCTCCAGCAGCCCGGCGGGCAGATCGGCTGGAAGCGTGAGGACGACGGTACGGCGGTGAACGACGCGCTGCTGACCGGGAGTTCGTCGATCCACCACGCGCTGCGCTGTGCGCTCGCCATCGCCGAACAGCGGGAAGAGCCGCAGCCCGACTGGGAGTTGGCGGTCGGCGCGCTGCGGCACGCGATCCGGCTCCACCCCGAGCGGTTCCTCGACAAGGACCGCTACTCGATGGACTGGTACTACCCGGTGCTCGGCGGCGCGTTGACGGGCGCCGAGGCCAAGTCCCGTATCGAGGAGGGCTGGGACCGCTTCGTGGTCCCCCGGTTCGGCGTCCGCTGTGTGGTCCCCAATCCGTGGGTGACCGGCGGCGAATCGGCCGAACTCGCCCTCGCCCTGTGGGCGGTGGGCGAGTCCGACCGCGCCCTGGAGATCCTCCAGTCCATCCAGCACCTGCGCGACCCGAAGACCGGTCTGTACTGGACGGGCTACGTCTTCGAGGACCAGGCCATCTGGCCCGAGGAACTCACCGCCTGGACCGCGGGTTCACTCCTGCTGGCCGTCGCCGCGCTGGGCGGCGACGAGCCCACCTGCGCGGTCTTCGGCGGCGAACGCCTCCCGTGGGGCCTGGACCCCGACTGCTGCGCGTAG
- a CDS encoding class I SAM-dependent methyltransferase: protein MLTVDFSRFPLAPGDRVLDLGCGAGRHAFECYRRGAQVVALDQNGEEIREVAKWFAAMKEAGEAPAGATATAMEGDALALPFPDESFDVVIISEVMEHIPDDKGVLAEMVRVLKPGGRIAITVPRYGPEKVCWTLSDAYHEVEGGHIRIYKADELLAKIREAGLKPYGTHHAHALHSPYWWLKCAFGVDNDKALPVRAYHKLLVWDIMKKPLATRVAEQALNPLIGKSFVAYATKPHLPLVEAK from the coding sequence GTGCTGACCGTCGACTTCTCCCGGTTCCCGCTCGCCCCGGGGGACCGCGTCCTGGACCTCGGCTGTGGTGCCGGCCGGCACGCGTTCGAGTGCTATCGGCGGGGAGCGCAGGTCGTCGCCCTTGACCAGAACGGCGAGGAGATCCGCGAGGTCGCCAAGTGGTTCGCGGCGATGAAGGAGGCGGGCGAGGCGCCCGCCGGGGCCACCGCGACGGCGATGGAGGGCGATGCCCTGGCGCTGCCCTTCCCCGACGAGTCCTTCGACGTCGTGATCATCTCCGAGGTCATGGAGCACATCCCGGACGACAAGGGCGTCCTCGCGGAGATGGTCCGCGTGCTGAAGCCGGGCGGCCGCATCGCGATCACCGTTCCGCGCTATGGCCCCGAGAAGGTCTGCTGGACGCTGTCCGACGCGTACCACGAGGTCGAGGGCGGCCACATCCGCATCTACAAGGCGGACGAACTGCTGGCGAAGATCCGCGAGGCCGGCCTCAAGCCCTACGGCACCCACCACGCGCACGCCCTCCATTCCCCGTACTGGTGGCTGAAGTGCGCGTTCGGCGTCGACAACGACAAGGCGCTGCCCGTGCGGGCGTACCACAAGCTTCTGGTCTGGGACATCATGAAGAAACCCCTGGCCACGCGGGTCGCCGAGCAGGCGCTGAACCCGCTGATCGGCAAGAGCTTCGTGGCGTACGCGACCAAGCCCCACCTCCCCCTGGTGGAAGCCAAGTGA